The segment ATTGGACGGCTTAAGGCCGAGTGAATCTAAGGCTGATAATGCGTGTTCTTGGCTTGTTGCTATATCGCCTTGGGCAAAGTGCGCATCGGCGAGTAAGCGGTGCAGCCGTAATGCTCGGGTTGGCGTAAGCTTGAATTCATTGTCAGCCTCACCCCTTTCAGCGACTAAAAGCCCTTGCGTGGCATGGCGGATAACATCTGAATGGTTAGAAGAACCCGCGGCATCGATGGATGCTTTTTCAAGATACTTGAGTGCTTTGCCGGGATGACCTGCTGCTTCCCAGTGGTGAGCGATGAGAGGTAGGTAGTTTTGAAACTCATTGCTTTTATGAGCTTCGTACCACTTGGCACTGGCCTTGTGGATCTGTCTACGTTTCTCAAAGAGCATATTCTCGTAAGCGACTTCGAGGATCGTTGATTGCTCGAAATGAAAAAGTGCCTGAACGCGTTCCGAATGGTGTTTGAGAAATCCTCGTGTCACCAGCTTTTCGAGCAGGAAACGCACCTGAGGCCGCTCTTTCGCAACAGGATAGATTTCCTTAATGATGTCCTGATGAAAAGAGTCTCCAAGGACACTGGCTACTTTGAGCAGGAGTTGTTCTCGAGGCGGAAGTTTATCTATCCGGGAATTGACGAAACCTTCGATTGTAGTGGGGAACGCGATGTGCTCCGTATCGGTGCCGGGCTTGATTTTGAGCTGGTCGCTGTCGACAACAAGAAGATTTTCTTCTTGAAGGGTTCGAACCATTTCGGTTGCCAGGTAGGGACTGCCCCCGCTTTTCTGACTGACGAGATCTGAAAGAGGGGTGGACACGGCTGCTTGCTGTGTGAGGCTTTTTATAAGCTCTGAAATTTCACCCTTAGACATTGGAGGTAAGTTGATGTCTTTGGCGTTTTTGAAGGTTGTGGATTCGCGACCGTTCTCAGTGATAGCGTTTTCGCGTAGCGAGATGATGAATAGGGTGGATTGGAGTCTCGGTGCCACAAGATCCAGTAGGGACCATGATTTGTCATCCATCCATTGGGCATCTTCGAAGGCCAGGAGAATCGATTTTTGACCCGCTTGATGCTCCAAAAGAGTAACGACGGCATCACTGAGTCTTTTTTGGCGTTCAGACTTAGAGAAAGTCTGACTGACCTCGGTCTCTGGGAATCCTATTTTGATAATATCGTTTAGGAGCGCCAATTGATGGGATCCTAAAGCACTGTCGCTGGCTAGGATTTCGAGTGTGGTCTTTAATTCTGTCGTATCACTGGCCTCTGGCGCTAATATTTTCCAAAGGAGATTTCGCCAAACAAGGTAGGGGGTTTTACTTTCAAGGCTGCTGGCATGACTGATAGCAAGAAGATTTGTAGGCGCTTTAAAATCGGCGGCCATGGCTTGAATCAGAGAGGTCTTTCCTTGGCCAGCTTCGCCCAGCACCGTATAGACGTGGCAAGCATTTGCGTCATTGATGTGTTTCCAGGCCTCTCTTAGGGCTCTGAACTCTCGGTGCCGTCCAATCATGGGGTGTGATTGGGTAACGGCTTCTTTCTGGGTAGGCGCTGCAGCTTTTAATTTTGGTCTCGCCACAGGAATGAGCGATGTTTTACCTTTGACTTGGATAGGCTCGAGTTCGTCGAATTCGAAAGCCTCTCCGCATTCCTTCTTGCTGTCTTGGTCAACGAGAATGCTACCCGCGGCTGCTTGCATGAGTCGCGCGGCAAGGTTTACTACGTCTCCAATTACAGTGTACTCGCGTCGCAAATCACTTCCAACGGGTCCGCAGAATGCTCGTCCTGTAGTTACACCGATCGAAGTGGTGACATCATGTGCACGTAAAGCCGTTTCGATGCCCATGGCAGCAGCGATGGCACGGTCGGCTTCTTTTTCGTGAGAAATAGGTGGGAGTCCGAAGACAGCTAAAAGAGAGACACCTTTTTCATCGACACTAAGCTTATTGATGGAGCCTTCCACGTTGAGAATTTCTTGTTGGACGAGGCCAACAATCTCGTGGACTTTTTCGAGTGGTGTTTTGGGTGTGAGCCCTTTGAGATTTCCAAAGAGAACGGTGACCCGTCGCAGTTCTCCGAGCCAACCGGCATGACCGGCGGCCAATCGTTGACGAACCGATGGTAGTACATACGAAACCAGACGCTTCTCGATGGCTCTTTGAAGTTTTGGTGAGGGGATGGGTTCTGGTTCCAGGATTTCGCAATCGCTCTTGAGCTTGATGTGCCCCTCTTTGCTTACGGTTTTCCCTTCGCCCAGTTTAGAGAGATAGCGCCACGCCTCAGGTGCAATGATGATGTCACCGGGCTCGGCAAAGCCTTCTGATGCAATGGCACGCTCAACAGCACTTCCTCGTCCCAGTGGAGCCCAGCTATCTTGGACACCGCCAAGATGCAGCATTTCGAATTTTCCAACCCCCACGCCGAGTTTGAAAGCCAATGATACGTCGAGGGCATCTTGGAGTTCGGGCTGTGCGTGTTGCATCTCAACGGCTGCGCTTAAAACGCGGTGCAAGATTTGAGTTGCAGAGCTACCGGCCAGGGGTCTCGGCCATATGGCTACAAAAGCATCACCAGCAAAGCTGACCACCTCTCCTTTATGGTCGTGTACAATTCTGATGAGGCGACCAAAATATCCATTGAGAAGACTGGTGAGTTTTTCGCTGCCTTCAGCCCCGAGTTTGGCCAAAGATTCGGCAAGAGGTGTAAAGCCGGAAATATCGAGAAAGAGACTGCCTGCGTCTGCGGTTGTCAGGACGGGAGCCGATAAAGGATTCGGCGCTTCTACGCATTGCCGAACAACGACTGCCGGAATGTAGCTCGCTAAGGTTGATAACTTCTCACCCACGGCTTTTTTATACCACGGTTAGCTTAGTGGATCATCTTCCAGATTAAGCGTAATGCTGCGATGCCGAGGGCTGCCTTAAAAAGCAGTGTAAAAATGCGTGGGTTGATTTTTTTCAGTACGCCGATTCCAAGCTTTGTACCCACCATAGCGGCGACGGTCATCCCTAAAATAAGCGGTAAGAAGGCTAGGTAATCGAATCCTAGACCAAAAAAGATGGGGAATTTTAGGAGGTGTCCGAGTGATTGGACCGTGGCCTTGGTGGCTACGATGTTCTCCTTCGTAAAATCGTCTCTTAGAAAAAATGGAGCAATAAAGGGGCCGGTTGCGCCCACCAAGGGTGATAGGAACCCGACCGCCGCTCCCACGCCGAGAAATCCCCACATCGGTATTTTCAGGGCCGGTAGTTTCTTGGGCTTAAAGAGGGCGTAGAGAATGAGGAGAATGATGAGGGCGAAAAATGGTGTTTTGCTCTCCACCTCTTTGAGGACGAAGAAGGCAGGCAGCCCGCCAAATGGTAACCCAAGTGCGAAATAGAAGACCGCGGGCCGCTTGATATGCTCGCGCAGGAGGTAAAACCTGGATGTGTTGCTCACCAGTTGAACCACGCCATGGACTGGTATGATGTGTACCAGGGGCATGAAGAGTGTCATGATGGAAAGCAAGACAATCCCACCGCCCATACCGATTGTTCCGGAAAGAACCGATGTGGCGATGGCGATAAATACGAGAAAGACCTGAACCAAAACACTCATGAGGATTTCTACTCTTTGAGACCAGGTCTTGTCGAGTTAGAGGCCGATTATGTTCAGAGGGTTTATACCGATGACATGAATATGTTGATTAAACTTTATGAATACTTGTCGTCTTATCTGAGAATGCCGCGCATCGAAGACGATGCAATTAATGAGAAGAGTGGAAAAACATGAACATAGATAAGTTTAAAAGTGGGTTTTGGCTGACCCTTTTACTCACAGCGATGGTGGGATGTGGGGAAGGAAGCTCAGATTCCAATGAACCGACTGCGCCAGATGAAGAGATTGTGGATGACCCCTCTGCAGTAGACGAATCAGATCCAGGCGGCACAGAGCCGGGCGACCCTACGGACTCAGATCCCTCTGATTCGGACCCCACAAGTCCTGATGCATCCGACCCGGACCCCTCTGATCCTGATCCCAGTGAACCCAACCTAGAAGGCAGCCTCTGTGCTCCCGAACCGGTTCGAGAAGACGGCATGGAGCTCGCAAAGCTATGGACGTTATTTAAGAGCGCGCGAGAAGAGGGATGTTACCTCGAGTCTTCTCTCGAAAATGTTGAGGGAAGTGAAGAGTGGACGGCGGCTCAAGCACCAAGTCCGGCCGACACAGAATGGAATTGTGACGGCGAGAACCGTTGTCGGCAATACAAAGGCGTGCTGATTCTTGGATGGCAAATTGAGCAAGAGGATTTCGGTTGGTATTTCAATCCGGATTTGGCCCTTGGGAATTTAAGGGTGTGGGAAGTTGATAACGACGGCAAAAGTGAATGGGATGTTGAAGTGGATTATATCCGTAATGGCTCAACCGCCACTTCCCGGATTGAACGCACCTACGACTCCACAGGTAATATCCTCCTCGAACGAACGTACTTTCAGGTAACTCTTCGGCAAGAAGTGGTGAATACCTACGCAGAAGGTCGCCTTATCGCTCAGCAAACCGTGGAGCATGTTGGAAACGGGAACTCCGCAACGCGGACAAGAACCTGGAGTTACGATGCTGATGGGCGGATGGTTGAGTCAACTTACCAGCGTGCAGGCCAAGCTCTTTACGCAGCTGCATTCGAATACGGCGAAGAAGGCCAGGTGGTCGGTACAGAGCGTTCTAAAGATGGGCTGCGTTTCTTAGCCCAGTCGTGGAATTTTGAAGATGGTCGTTTGGTAAGCCGAAGCTCTGCGATGGAAGGTGAGGTGTATTATGAAGGCGCCGACTCATTTCTGCCTCAGATCCGCGACGGTTACAGCTCACACTGGGATGATGCGAGTATGAGAAAAGGCCGAGGGGGCTGTGATCTGGTTCCTACGTCTTTATGGCACGGGTATCCAGAGAGTGACGAGGTTTATGTCCTGGGTTGGAAGCGTGAAGAAGTTCCCAGCAGCATTGGTTTTGGTTATGGATACGACGGTTTCGGTTTTAGCTACGGAGACTATTCGTGGATGGGACACGGCGGCATTGCAACAAGCTATGAGTCGGCTCAAATGATGGAAGCAACTCAAGTTGCAACAACCATCATCTACAATGCCCAAGGTAAAATGATTGAAGAGACGGTCGAGTCAGAGGCGGTTTGGGGTGAGGCAATATCCTCGGCAGTGGTTACCCGTAGACGGGCCTTCGAAGACGACTTGATGACTGAAGATTCGGTCACTGCTGAATCGAATTCGGGTGACATGGTTCAGTTTGAAAATCAGCGCTTAAGCTTTGTCTACGATGAAAGTAAGATGCTGATTGAGCGCTCTGCCGAAGACGCTGGCGTGACGACCAACCAGACGACCTGGACCTATGATACCGAGGGCCGCGTTAACGAGCATGCCATTTATGGACTGTTTTGGAACTCAGAGGATACCGGGGATGAGGGTCTGCCTTTGACGGGTTTGTTTCGAGATACTTACTCGGTTGATGGTCATATGCGGGAGCGACTGCGTGAAAAGATGAATATCGCAGATGAGAGTTGGATCACTCAGCGCTTAACCCGGGTGACCCAATTAGAGCTGGGTGACATTGAAGAGGATGATTATTCCTATCGAGTGCGTGGCATCGGCGGCGTGTTAACCGAGGTCGGCAATGGGTCGTTTGCAGACCCAAGCCTATTCCTTCGTCTCAAGCGAGATTCATCGAATATCGTTGAAGAGTCCGGTCGCTTGGGCAGTGGTGGAATGGGCGCGGTCTTTCGCCGCTATACACACTCTTGTTTAAACCAGTGATTTAGCTACGGATAAGAACACCGTGTTCGTTAAGAAAAGAACGAACAAGTTGGGTGGCGTCGTGGCCAATGTTTTGCCAATGGAAAGCGAGCCCCGGTGTTCTGTCCCAGTGCTGCTCTAAGTCGTATTCGTTGACCCGAACCACTTTTGCTTCAATGCCGATAGGCAGGGGAGTTTCCGATTCGCTGCTGTGGTCACTGCTAAACATCACCGAGACATTGGTGCCAGGGCTTAGTTGATGTGCCGTTTCAGCGAAGAGGCCGGTTTCTGAAGCGTCCAATACGGGCGCCGTCCAAAAACTATCTCCGGTGTCATAGATGACGGTTAACTTGGTGATCTGGTAGCGTGGTGCGCCTATTTGTTCTGCCATGAATCCTGCTCCATGTTTACGGCTTACTGGGTTACTTTGAGCGTATCGCTCTCTTGAACGTTGTTTAGACACTTCAAGATGCGGTGTTGTTATTGATATTGCACTACTCACAGTCGGCAGTTCCTGATTCTCGACCTCCTACATCAGGCGCGTTGCCGTTGTAGAGACCGGGTTGTGAGCTATTAAGATCATGGATAGTCGTTAAGGACTGGTCCACTAAGTTACTTTCTCCTAAACAATAGAAACGTGAATCTTCAATTTGGGTAGTTTGATATTTGGGATCGTAGGAGAATTCGAAGAATTCGTCGGGGAGGCAGTTGCAGTTGAAACAGCTGTAGCTGCTGCAATCGCTCGCATTATTAAAACTGTTGTTTCCACCGGCGACCGACATATTAGAAGCATCATTGTTGGTAAACGAGCAGTACTCATGGCTTGTCCATTCGACTCCAGACGGTGCGGCGATGGCCGACCAGCCACTTTCTGTGATGGAGTTATTGGTTGCGCAGATATCTTCTGATGGACGGTTTCCGTTGCCCATAAATGCAAGACCAACGAGGTTCTCGCCCATGGTGTTATGGACGATGTAGGCGCCGCGAGCCCTGCGAAGCACCAATCCTATGCCCTCGTTCTGAGCAATCACATTACCGACGATGAGCGTATTACGTGCATCTTGAATATAAATCCCGCCTCGGCTTTCAGACCAACTTTCACTGCCACCGCGTACAACGTTGTTGCGAATGATGTTGTCGTAGCTACCGCCGCCGGTCACTGCGATGCCGCGGTCTTCAAAACCACTAACGGTTGAATCTTGAACGAGGTTGTTGTCGCCCTCCACAATGATTGCGCGCTCAGGCTCGAAACCCGGCTCTCCCGTGATGGTGATATTTAGGGCTTGGTTATCATCCGACTCAAGTTCGATCACGCGGTCCGCGTTGTTGGTGACGATGATATTCAAATCGGAAAATGTGTGCCCATCGGATTCGGTTTCGAAGAGCTTATTAGCGCTTAAGGTAATGGTCGTTCCTTCTGCCTGAGTGAAGCTCATCGTTCCTTCTGAATTAATGGAAGGTAGATTTTCGTCAACGACGAGATCCCCGATGAT is part of the Deltaproteobacteria bacterium genome and harbors:
- a CDS encoding sulfite exporter TauE/SafE family protein yields the protein MSVLVQVFLVFIAIATSVLSGTIGMGGGIVLLSIMTLFMPLVHIIPVHGVVQLVSNTSRFYLLREHIKRPAVFYFALGLPFGGLPAFFVLKEVESKTPFFALIILLILYALFKPKKLPALKIPMWGFLGVGAAVGFLSPLVGATGPFIAPFFLRDDFTKENIVATKATVQSLGHLLKFPIFFGLGFDYLAFLPLILGMTVAAMVGTKLGIGVLKKINPRIFTLLFKAALGIAALRLIWKMIH
- a CDS encoding AAA family ATPase, producing the protein MGEKLSTLASYIPAVVVRQCVEAPNPLSAPVLTTADAGSLFLDISGFTPLAESLAKLGAEGSEKLTSLLNGYFGRLIRIVHDHKGEVVSFAGDAFVAIWPRPLAGSSATQILHRVLSAAVEMQHAQPELQDALDVSLAFKLGVGVGKFEMLHLGGVQDSWAPLGRGSAVERAIASEGFAEPGDIIIAPEAWRYLSKLGEGKTVSKEGHIKLKSDCEILEPEPIPSPKLQRAIEKRLVSYVLPSVRQRLAAGHAGWLGELRRVTVLFGNLKGLTPKTPLEKVHEIVGLVQQEILNVEGSINKLSVDEKGVSLLAVFGLPPISHEKEADRAIAAAMGIETALRAHDVTTSIGVTTGRAFCGPVGSDLRREYTVIGDVVNLAARLMQAAAGSILVDQDSKKECGEAFEFDELEPIQVKGKTSLIPVARPKLKAAAPTQKEAVTQSHPMIGRHREFRALREAWKHINDANACHVYTVLGEAGQGKTSLIQAMAADFKAPTNLLAISHASSLESKTPYLVWRNLLWKILAPEASDTTELKTTLEILASDSALGSHQLALLNDIIKIGFPETEVSQTFSKSERQKRLSDAVVTLLEHQAGQKSILLAFEDAQWMDDKSWSLLDLVAPRLQSTLFIISLRENAITENGRESTTFKNAKDINLPPMSKGEISELIKSLTQQAAVSTPLSDLVSQKSGGSPYLATEMVRTLQEENLLVVDSDQLKIKPGTDTEHIAFPTTIEGFVNSRIDKLPPREQLLLKVASVLGDSFHQDIIKEIYPVAKERPQVRFLLEKLVTRGFLKHHSERVQALFHFEQSTILEVAYENMLFEKRRQIHKASAKWYEAHKSNEFQNYLPLIAHHWEAAGHPGKALKYLEKASIDAAGSSNHSDVIRHATQGLLVAERGEADNEFKLTPTRALRLHRLLADAHFAQGDIATSQEHALSALDSLGLKPSNTSHALGGLQNFVQTSLASRGHGKTKEAILAEASRAASRLAMCYMSEQNEKAMRAA
- a CDS encoding PilZ domain-containing protein — encoded protein: MAEQIGAPRYQITKLTVIYDTGDSFWTAPVLDASETGLFAETAHQLSPGTNVSVMFSSDHSSESETPLPIGIEAKVVRVNEYDLEQHWDRTPGLAFHWQNIGHDATQLVRSFLNEHGVLIRS